A genomic stretch from Plectropomus leopardus isolate mb unplaced genomic scaffold, YSFRI_Pleo_2.0 unplaced_scaffold29661, whole genome shotgun sequence includes:
- the LOC121938501 gene encoding putative protein TPRXL, whose product MSSSDSDNSIDWLASDEDDYDSPKRLSPQQAEESPQPPSSSSSSSPSSSSSSSSVRESPTSRRWKRSGCCDCKDGGRCGGDADSAAAAQTSPVSPVQGFTSVCEQLPVESKRHSERKRLCEKTPADTEHELLSQK is encoded by the exons ATGTCGTCCTCGGACTCGGATAACTCCATTGACTGGCTTGCCAGCGATGAGGACGACTACGACAGCCCGAAGAGATTAAGTCCTCAGCAGGCGGAGGAGTCGCCGCAAC caccctcatcatcatcctcatcatcacccTCGTCATCCTCATCGTCCTCGTCTGTGAGGGAATCTCCTACGAGCCGGAGGTGGAAGAGGAGCGGCTGCTGTGACTGTAAAGACGGAGGTCGCTGTGGGGGCGATGCTGACTCTGCAGCCGCCGCGCAGACCTCGCCGGTCAGTCCGGTTCAGGGATTTACTTCCGTTTGTGAGCAGCTTCCTGTGGAGTCGAAGCGTcactcagagagaaagagactctGCGAAAAGACTCCAGCGGACACTGAACACGAGCTGCTCTCGCAGAAG